The genomic stretch GATTTATGCAATGGGTCTGCAATATTTTGGATATCACCAGTCTTCAAGCTATTATTATCAAGAtagaaaaacgataaaaaaggTCACAAAgtgtagataatttttgagaCAGTTATATTGAGCCTGCAGGTGTATTCAAATTAACCTGATTTCTGTATATTTCAACATTAATTGAGCTCTTTTATCTACTCTAGTAAGAATATGttcataaaaactttttggaaACGATTATTGTAATATATGCTATCCCAATTTTCCTCTATTTTACCAGAACTTTCGAATAGTTGTTAatccatattttatttctatccaAGTTAATACATTCAAGAATCATCAGACTACATTTGATTCATCATTATCATCGTTATTCAGTTTACTTGAGTGCACTGCTGGACTTAAGCCTTCCATATCGGAATCCATCTGTGTTGTTTATATACGGCATTTATCCATTTTAATGCATTCTCTTTATACTGCACTATCTCATTAGTAAACATACTTATGTCTTTGCTACCAAATCGTATTTGTCCAACGCTCATCCGCAAGCCTAGTTATGTGGCCAGTTCAGTTACATTATAACTTTGTAGCTCGTTCAATTGCAACAGCAATACATTTGCCACAGCTGGTAATTCAGAACTTTGTCTCTAAGAGAAAGAcccttttaatttttttttgaggtttGAGGTGAGGTTTTATGCTCCGTAAGTAAGTACTGGTAATCGCATTTTTCTCTTCAGGCATATTGTGATATCTAATtgcaaaaatatgttttagttTCCCAAATGCACCCCATGTCAACTTAGTTCTACGTTTTATCTCATAAGTCTGGATAAGGGTAAACTAGATGTAGCAGTTTATCTATGTTTTATGAGCAATCTAAAATATAACTGGCTTCAAACTTTTAAGCGGTAAAAGTTTCGATTATGAGAGTACATTACTTTGAACATGAATAACAGCATTTGTATGCCAAATATGTATAGCCTCATctatccaaaatatttattcatgatACAGATTCGGGTCAACATtactatatcaaaataaaccaaattcATATACTTTATAAGttgtattttatatcatttgatatgtcttttttcaaattaacataaatggaactaaaagtttgttttatgaaatttatatcgGAACCTGAAGTatgtttgtcaattttttcatacttttggGTGTCCTTGTGTTATTGTATGAAAATATAGTATCTTAACGACTTCTAGACAAAATGTGTGTGAACGTATTACATCCTTGTTGAATTCTTGGACATTGTAGTTATTCCTCGTTTCTAGGATAAATGTTAGAAATATGAATAGCAGTTTGTGACGTTTCTTATAACTTCTTCTAATCAACTTACTTCTTTATCTGCTTTTTAAGGAAACTTTATTTATCTTTGAGAAATCACGTGTTTCTCAGTCAAATATACTCGTAGGCTCTTTAAACACCCAAAAATATTTGGTAACTACCTAATCGTATAGACAAAGGTCAAGTTACTGGAGAAAGGAGAACGAATCAACCAAATGTAATATGTCCAACTATCTAATTCCATTACAATAATACGGTTATATTTGTTAATCATCattctatataattttattttgaatatactgttaattatcattattgttCTATAGAAAACGAAAAATACTTCTTGATGATATTTTTGACTACGTTTTCAATCACCCAGGTATAATCGTGATGAAGTTTACAATGAAAGGAATGGTATTAAGCAAAATGTATCAATACGaaagaaataatgagaaacgCAGCATAAGTTCAAATGAAAGTTGTTGGTTAAGTATTTGAGACTATGGCACCCATCCTTACatatagtgaaaatattaatagtgaCAGTGACAAAAAATTCCCTTATGCCATAaaagaagttgaagaaaaagTGAATAAAGAACTTCTTACTAAATTTACAGGTATTTAACGtcttttttcttatcttaaaaTTCGatgtttgaaatttaattaggtacttatatttaaatgtaaaaatatttcgaatatattgtcaaaaaataatttgtttacattctaaataattagataaatacatatttttaacttgattattttattaattttgaaaattagaaaaaatagtattacgTATTTAGAATAATAATGATAACAAACATAATCCCAATTTACAGGACAACATTATTTACTGTAAGATGTTATATCAAGTTATTGTAAAAGAATTATCATTAATTTCTGTGGGGaaagatatatttttctttattattattaatattgtcaTATTATTGTTCATAAGAagataatttgtaataatttcataacTCAACTAGAGCCAAATTTTAGGATaatatttacgttttttttctcggtttttttaatggatttgatacgtaaaaaatgttaaaactcTTTATTGCCATATGTACCCCCTTATATGATAATATTAATctatatatcaaataatataattatcgTCGTGTTGTCTAACTCTataaagttactcttcttttaAACTGCCctcgtataaaaaatattcccgtcttattaatattttgaggtCATCGAAATACTTTatacaaaatgaatgaatagaTGAATTCAGTTTTCATCACTAGAAACGAAAGTAACTGTTCTGGTATTTCTCTCTTGGAAATCGCGATTCCAGatactaaattttcataatataatcAATAACATACTTTTTAGGTGAAAAaacgacttttcttcaagtagGACCTAAAGATTACTTTTTACCAAGTGGGTATAGGAAGGAAGCGAATCATTATTACACGTTTGCTCTCAGACCGAATGATGTTTTTATTGTCACTTTTCCTAGATCAGGTAAGCACGAATTTCTCGATCAATCTGTACATAAAACTATTATTGTAATTTGAACATAACAATCGCCTTGGAAACTCCTATAATCATAGTAATGAGGCATAAGGAatcttaaaattgatattttctcaaTTGAACGAAACTAATATCAACGTTTagcattgaataaaatttgaaattaactgCCATTAACATAAGTTATTGGCAtacttatcaatattttaaaatttattgaaatattcgaagttcaatttgatattgattgCTCAATATGTTGTTATATTTTAGGTACAACTTTGACACAAGAACTAGTTTGGTTGTTGGCAAACAATCTGGATTTTAAGAAAGCAGCTCAAATTCCTCTTAAACACCGTTTTCCATTTTTAGAGTAagtgaattttctattttatatcattatacaTATAAGAATGTGATGAGTTTTTTACTCTTTATGCTTATCCTTATCATccctttttgtttttcattccaATATCAACAGTATGCTCCAATgacatacattttcaaaaacaatgttTCATCATCTTCCTTTTAACTATTATTTGTTTGAGGTCTGATCtcattttcacatttatttctcaacttttacaacaatttatatttttagtactTCAAAGTTTATACGTTTTAGATTCAGTTCTTTGCTCCATGAAGAAGTAAAAGcagaacttttgaaaaaaaatcaatcaaatccaGCAAAATGTGAAGTTATTCATAAACTAAGTTCACCTTGTTGGAGATACTTTCAAGAAATGTCTGAAAGAAGATTCATTAAAACTCATTTACCTCTAAGTTTACTACCACCAAATTTATCAGATGTTGGTTGTAAGGTACCGAATTTTATCGAATATAGATAATACATTCAACGTAATTCAAGTGGCATGTATCAATGatgtcaaaattgaaataattactcAGTTGCAGCCATAGAGTTGAAAATGGAGGTGTCAATCTgactttatcaaaaaaataaataataaaattgatgttataaattcaaatttcaggTAATATATGTGGCAAGAAATCCTAAAGATGTGGCTGTTTCTGATTATCATTTATGCAAAGCTCACATATCTCAAGGATATAATGGAGACTTCGAGGAGTTctggaaattatttcaaaaaggaCACGGTGAGTTCAAACCATATgcaataatttagaaaaataatttgactttatcagatattaaCCGGACAATCccaatttcattttatagtcaataaacaataaatattttagtaccCTATTCTCCTTATTGGGAACATATTAAAGAAGGATGGAATAGCAGAAGTAAAGACAATCTTCTGTTTCTCTTCTACGAAGATATGATCAAGGTAATCTTATAATCTATGTTGTCTACTCAGTATCtaataaatataatcatttttaggATTTGAGAAAGTGTATAGAAAAGGTATCCAAATTTTTAGGGCAAAGTTATAAACACGAAGAAATCGCTCTTTTAGAGGCTCATTTGTCAATCGATAActtcaaaaacaacaaatcgGTGAACAACGAGGATTTTAAAGAATTAGGAGTTATGCTTAAAGATCAAGAAGGTTTTATAAGAAAAGGAACAAATGGGGGCTGGAGAAATTACTTTGAcgataaattgaatattgaagcTGAGAGATGGATAGAAGATAATTCAAAAGGATTGgatctacaattttctttttagatacattttttagtaaaatatttatttcgataaGTTACATCACAAATATCAGACATAAACTCAAAAACCTTAATTTCACTCACCGTGAAAATCATTAAAACCTTCACAGCTAGAAAAATTATGCGTTGTGCCATAATTAATTGGAACTAGAAAAAACCGCCGGACTGAAATTAAATAAAGCTATCATAATCAATTGCTTCAAAATAGCTTCAAGCTTAGAAATCATATAAGTAATTGAAACTCTATTGCCTCTAAGTACGatcaaatgtatttttaaatagtttttagcATTCTGCgattaagaaaaattcattatatattcGTAATCGAAAAAatctgttattattttttactcgTAACTCGACTTAGCGTAAGTTAGGGGAATATCGATGACTTAAGCATTGAtccattttgatatttattaaaggGACTTACGGGATAGGTAATCATTCATTTACAAAGCCGATATAGTGGACCAAAGATATATATCAAGTATACTATCAATCTATCACGcctttcatatttttcaatcattttgtaaAACCCTTCATTGACCGCTATAACCTATGGTGCAAGTAATGGCGGTCTACTGTTCGGGTATTACCGGTCATTCAATATTAAGACAGGTTTGCTCCTAACatgtattaaaacaaaataaaacgacgttttatttatattatctttattttttataatgcaatcataattatccaaattttcatcaaaactaacttttttcttaaagtaaaccaaatattatttatatttctactATGAAAATCACACATTGAGACGCATAGGAACTGTCTTTTACTTAGTTTTTGAGTATATTTCCAGTATTAACGCCTTCAAGAACTTCTTCTCTCTCTTGTTCCCTGTGTCGTAGCATCTACCTACATTAAAAATAAGTGGATAATGAGACATTATTTTACAAACAAACTAATAATAAGGTGTCTTATAATTCAATACGGGTTAATACTGGCCACTGACCGGTATTGCCCGCTTAGAATGATTGCCATAACCCCAAAAACAGTTTCTTTTGTTTGTCACAAAAAACATGAATAACTTTCACAAAATCTAACAAGCACATGGAATACGATAGTAAATGAAtagtaatgaaaaatatattcattggTATAAATCACTTCAAGCTTACCtttaactgaattttttatttcacatcaCAGAATAAGTTTACTCGGTCCCATACTACCCATTGCCCACCCTAATCCTTACAAAACTTTACAGGAATTGTAGTTGTAatgtaattaataatattttgcttTGAAGTTGTAAAAGCAGTGGTTGCTGCAGGCAACGATTgataatcatataatttttctcaTGCCTCCAAATGTAAATCGTCAATGATTTGATATTCGTGTTTACACTTAGCTTGATTATAACTGTTGTACTCCAACACCTTACATTGTAAGCTTTAGTGCGGCTATGAATAGTTAGTTTGATTGTATAGAGGTCCATTTATTCATCTACTTCTATCCAACCAGATAAGTTTGTGCCATTTTTCAGATAAATAGGACGGGTTCACAGTAAGGAAAAGTCGCCTCGCATTTGTCTTGCCTTTTTGCATATATTTCTTATGTCGTCGGATTGGGCAGATATTCGGGTTTACTTTATTCCTGATCAACCAATTCCTCTTTGACTTGTATCATTTTGTCTTCTTAAATAAAGTATTTTGGTCCCTGCATTTCAAGGTACAgctttacatgtttttttttggtctgTAAGCCTGTAGAATTGTTGCCAAAAAGCACCATCTTCTCACATCTGCATTGCGTTTTGACTAGTCGGTCTCTTGTTCAAACGTATAACCTATGAAGAATAAAAGAGTACAAAATATAAggatataattttgattttttcactcTTCCTATATGGATCAGAATGCTGAGCTCTGGAAAGAACAGGTAAAGAGTATCCTgaacaaagaaaagaaaaaactaatgtATTCTAGACAAGCTTAGAAAACATAAGGGATTGAGTATTAGGGTGGTGGAAACTATAACGAAATTATTTGGTTATGTGGTTAAAAAAATTGGTCTTGGAGATTTGTTCTGGAAGAGAAAGTCCAGGTAAGGTTATCGATCAGAAGATACATGAACCTTCTAAAAAACTAGCATGCAAGAATCTCACTCAAACATTGAGGattgctaaaaataaaaaaaagtggtCTATTTTCTGGtgttattcaatataaatatacttatATCTTCTCGGGGTATCAGTGTTTGTTAACACGCAAACAACAAGTAGTAGAAGGTCTATATCTCTTTCTATATTACTACTGAATTagaatttcgatattaaaaaagtataaaaacatcTTTTCTTGAGTAGAAACTAgcgaaagaaagaaaatatcatggaattcaaacttcaaactaTACCCTATATCTATGGAGTCTGCATATTTATGTAATTGGATTTGCTATGTTATGGGGCCTTGAATAGACATCTTGTAGATTGAACgctttaaatgaaatttgatgaaCTATTATTAGATTTTTGACTAAATGtctaaaattttgacaattttgtgtGTTATCCTtctattaataatgaaataaatacttgTTTGtactcaacattttttatttatctattaactaaatttttattaataataatatatatcacATACAGTTAGATGAATCTTAATAAGGCAACACAATATTACTACTCCGTAAGTTGTCTTCAATCCATCTATCTGCTTCTTGAGATAAGTTCTCGTCGAAATAAGTAGTCCATCCTCCAATAACTCCTTTTCTAATGAAACTTTCCTCACCATTAGCGATTAAACCGATGTTTCTGTGTTCGTCGTTGTTGactgatttgttatttttgaaattatcaatcCTAAGATGATTTTCCAGAATACTTAATTCTTCATccgaataattttttcccaaaaacgTGGCCAACTTTCTAAAAGTCGCTATCggattctaaaaaaattattggaaattaaaaaaaaacaacaaaatctaTTCTAGAACAACAATGGTTAACTATTTGTTGTATGGAACTTCATTTTGGGAAACAATGAAATGACTAACCTAACCCAAAAAATAGTCTAATTACATAGAATGCACCACCGacgataaataaaatgataatcatgaaaaaactattgaaattttgtttaacaataataaagaaGCATGCCAAGGACAAGTTGGAAATATTGGATTAAACCCTTATTATTACCACTTTGAATTTTTGAGTAAGTTTGTAGATGACCTTGTACGACTAAAAATGACCTAAAAGAGAGAATCCATTTGCTTAATCTGTCCTTATTCGAGAGACTGCAAATCTTCACAAATTAAAGCCAAAGCCGTTTAAGATATTGatcttatttcttgttcttttgAGTGTCCTCAATGCTGGTCATTCCGGCTTGGAATGTATGGCATAGTCCGTAAGCTCCTTCGGCTGGATATTGAGATGGGTCTTCAATTTGTACTAAAATAAGTTCACTACTTTCATGGTTTGAACCTTctatttttacaatataattCAGCGCAGTAGAAGATTAAATCATGAGGGAGATAAGGATGACACTGATAAGCTAGAACTTGGTGTTCAGTTCCAGCTTAGATCGATTACTCATGAATCCTTCCAGTTTCCGTCTTGAATTCATCATCTTATCTTTTAAGAAATCGACGTGGTCTTTTATCAGGTATGACTATATGAGACCTTCATTGTCTAGGTGCTGCTTTGTATCCTGAGAACATTATGCTTCTCTAATCATAGTTACCTTGCTTCAAGTTGCACAGTTTAAGGAAGATCAAGAAACTTAGATAGGGGACGTGAATATGAAAGAAGAACAAAGTTAGAAGACTGTTTTTCTAAGAGTAGGAAAGAATAAATAGTGTTGTGAGAATGTATTAGATTATTAGGAAACTTTTCAGTCACTCACTATACCTTTTTCATatcttcataaaaatagaatagaacGTTCTTTTCATGTCTCCGGCTCCATCCTTCTTTGAGATGCTCCCAATATGGTCCCCATGcaactgaaattttaaaaaattcaaactaaAAGTAACAAATTACAAAAAGTGCTAAATTTAGTACTTCATTGCAAatatgtttttccaaaaatggaAAAGAACAATGcagtttttgataataaaagcAGTGTAGAGTTTATGCTTACTCAAActatgtacgattttagttcaTAGAAAATGGTTGTTATTTGTCACTATATTGGTAGTGATTAgccaatattttaaaaaagatcaTGAAAAGATAAAGAGTTAAATACTTGAGGGAAAAGGTCACTCCTTGTGCTCTTAAGATCTTCTTTATCATAATGATTCAGATATGGGGGCTGGTGAAACAATGTtcgaattgaatgaaaatttgcGTACGTGTTTTTGCTATAATAACTAGGTTCCCAATTTTATATATGGTTTCTAATTTAAGTATCCCTATTTTTAACTTGGTAAAACTGTTAGTTTTCCTTTTTGgtaatatattttcagttcATCGCATCTggaacataatattttttagatatccACAAAAAAGTCTCAAGAAGACACATCGGCATCTCTGGCAGGCTGCTCTATTGTAACCATTCTTCAAATCCAGTAGGATTAGAAAACttcattaatttaatattgaacaGTAGCACTGAAGTTTGCTAATGCATCATTTTGCTAAAaccaaatttcatcaaaattttaccAACTGTATTtctcatttcatttcatttctcATGTTATACCTTTAGCATTATAACTTcagaaaattccattttttggtCATCTACACGCATTACTTTATCTTTATAATGTTACAGACAAATCGTTGTAGTGCAGTTTTCAGAATGGATCTACAAGGATTTTCTATGGAACTTTTCATGTTCCAATAGTTTTCCAATGTTTCGTCATTAGTTCCGGTTTCTGGCTGGTAAATTTTGGGGAAATTTTCAGTTGCACTCAGTTCTTTCAGAAGTGACATATTTCTCAAAACTTTTACgatcttttttttatcaattcgaGGGAGATTTTCAATTGAACTCAGTTCTTTCACAAGTTACATATTTCTCAAAACTGcagttttaataattatattatgtatCTAGCTACCTCATCATAATTTCTTTCACGATCACCATAAGTTCTTAAggtaataattgttattatttcctATTGTGTTAACCTAGTACATTTTCAAAGTACCTAATCACCTTCTTTCAccaatgataatgaaaaataattaatgacattaaaaaacaacaagtgtcaaaaaaatttactacttttttgacgttaatctaataattgaaatttcaatgacttcaactttgaaattattattattgaatgtaGAATGACACAATACGGGATTGTATTTATAgtttaaaagtttataaaaaacagaaaaatatacttttcgAAAAAACGTTAACGTTAAGTTATATTGGAGTAACGGTGCACTTGGTATATTTCTAATCGA from Diorhabda sublineata isolate icDioSubl1.1 chromosome 5, icDioSubl1.1, whole genome shotgun sequence encodes the following:
- the LOC130444196 gene encoding sulfotransferase 1E1-like yields the protein MAPILTYSENINSDSDKKFPYAIKEVEEKVNKELLTKFTGEKTTFLQVGPKDYFLPSGYRKEANHYYTFALRPNDVFIVTFPRSGTTLTQELVWLLANNLDFKKAAQIPLKHRFPFLEFSSLLHEEVKAELLKKNQSNPAKCEVIHKLSSPCWRYFQEMSERRFIKTHLPLSLLPPNLSDVGCKVIYVARNPKDVAVSDYHLCKAHISQGYNGDFEEFWKLFQKGHVPYSPYWEHIKEGWNSRSKDNLLFLFYEDMIKDLRKCIEKVSKFLGQSYKHEEIALLEAHLSIDNFKNNKSVNNEDFKELGVMLKDQEGFIRKGTNGGWRNYFDDKLNIEAERWIEDNSKGLDLQFSF